From the genome of Candidatus Methylopumilus rimovensis, one region includes:
- a CDS encoding cytochrome c oxidase subunit 3 produces MASKDIYFVPESSKWPIVGSLALFTSFVGAAMLFNQSPNAKYVFIIGLAAVIYMFAGWFSNVITESLEGKYNKQVDTSFRMGMGWFILSEVMFFAAFFGALFYARVLSVPWLSGEGHGVVTHQFLWPDFKAAWPMSAMPNPTNFTTFKDTIPAFGVPAVNTLILLTSGLTVTFAHWALKKGQRKYLCAWLAATVALGAIFVYFQAGEYHHAYTELNLKLSSGIYGSTFFLLTGFHGFHVTMGAVMLAVILLRSLKGHFTKNDHFAFEAVAWYWHFVDVVWLGLFIFVYWL; encoded by the coding sequence ATGGCAAGCAAAGATATCTATTTTGTTCCTGAGTCAAGCAAGTGGCCGATTGTTGGAAGCCTCGCTTTATTTACTTCATTCGTAGGGGCAGCAATGTTATTTAATCAGTCGCCCAATGCAAAATATGTGTTTATTATTGGATTAGCAGCGGTAATTTACATGTTTGCCGGATGGTTTTCAAATGTAATAACTGAGAGTCTTGAAGGGAAATATAATAAACAAGTAGATACTAGCTTCAGAATGGGTATGGGTTGGTTTATTCTCTCAGAAGTTATGTTTTTTGCAGCCTTTTTTGGCGCGCTATTTTATGCCCGTGTTTTATCTGTGCCTTGGCTTAGCGGTGAAGGTCATGGAGTAGTAACGCATCAATTTTTATGGCCTGACTTTAAAGCTGCATGGCCAATGTCAGCAATGCCAAATCCAACTAACTTTACGACTTTTAAAGATACTATCCCAGCTTTTGGAGTTCCTGCAGTAAATACATTGATTCTTTTAACAAGCGGATTGACAGTTACATTTGCTCATTGGGCTTTAAAAAAAGGACAAAGAAAATATTTATGTGCCTGGCTTGCTGCCACAGTTGCGTTAGGGGCAATATTTGTTTATTTTCAAGCGGGTGAGTATCACCATGCCTATACTGAATTAAATTTAAAGCTTAGTTCTGGAATATATGGATCTACATTTTTCTTACTTACAGGATTCCATGGTTTCCATGTAACAATGGGGGCTGTTATGTTAGCGGTGATTTTATTGAGATCACTTAAGGGCCATTTTACAAAAAATGATCATTTTGCTTTTGAGGCTGTTGCATGGTACTGGCACTTTGTAGATGTGGTTTGGCTAGGTTTGTTTATTTTTGTATATTGGCTTTAA
- the queA gene encoding tRNA preQ1(34) S-adenosylmethionine ribosyltransferase-isomerase QueA — translation MLLEEFDFDLPQHLIAQAPLQKRDASRLLVLNKNTKSFSDKNFTEFVDLLNINDLLIFNDTRVIKARLFGKKITGGKVEIMIERILDEHHALAHLKTSKKIFDATIFEINKDVSVKVLRKEKDLFYIEFISDESIYDILEKYGHIPLPSYIERNADKSDENRYQTIYAKESGAVAAPTAGLHFTDKIFKNLNDKKIRYTFLTLHVGAGTFQPVRDNDIDHHQMHSESFNVPDKTIQMIHEAKSKNGRIIAIGTTVLRALESKFSEETIQSGFKETSIFIKPGYKFKIVDALLTNFHLPKSTLFILVSAFSGTDTMKKLYQHAIKNEYRFYSYGDASFIERS, via the coding sequence ATGCTACTTGAAGAATTTGATTTTGATCTGCCCCAGCATCTTATTGCCCAAGCACCACTTCAAAAAAGGGATGCAAGTCGACTACTTGTTTTAAATAAAAATACGAAGTCATTCAGTGATAAAAATTTTACAGAATTTGTTGATCTATTAAATATCAATGATCTGCTAATTTTCAACGATACACGTGTGATTAAGGCTAGGTTATTTGGAAAAAAAATAACAGGTGGAAAAGTTGAAATCATGATTGAACGCATCTTGGATGAGCATCATGCACTTGCACACTTAAAAACATCAAAAAAAATATTTGATGCCACTATCTTTGAGATTAATAAAGACGTCTCAGTTAAAGTCTTAAGAAAAGAAAAGGATCTTTTTTATATTGAATTTATTTCAGATGAATCCATTTACGACATATTAGAAAAATATGGGCACATACCCTTGCCGTCCTACATTGAAAGAAATGCGGATAAATCAGATGAAAACAGATACCAAACCATCTATGCAAAGGAGTCGGGCGCCGTTGCAGCGCCAACAGCTGGGCTCCACTTTACGGATAAAATCTTTAAAAACTTAAATGATAAAAAAATTAGATATACTTTTCTAACTCTGCATGTTGGCGCTGGCACTTTTCAACCTGTCAGAGATAATGATATTGATCACCATCAAATGCATAGTGAATCTTTTAACGTGCCCGATAAAACTATTCAAATGATTCATGAAGCTAAGTCAAAAAATGGTAGGATTATTGCAATCGGCACCACCGTTTTAAGAGCGCTTGAAAGTAAATTTTCCGAGGAAACGATTCAATCCGGATTTAAAGAAACTTCTATCTTTATTAAACCGGGCTATAAATTTAAGATTGTAGATGCATTACTCACCAACTTCCATTTACCCAAAAGTACCCTATTTATTTTAGTCTCAGCTTTTAGCGGAACTGATACTATGAAGAAACTATATCAGCACGCTATTAAAAATGAATATCGCTTCTATAGCTATGGCGACGCTTCGTTTATTGAGCGATCTTAA
- the ctaD gene encoding cytochrome c oxidase subunit I produces MSTIAHASHDHHDHKPTGIKRWLFSTNHKDIGTMYLVFSLIMFFIGGSMAMIIRAELFQPGLQFVDPQFYNSMVTVHALVMIFGAVMPAGVGLANWMIPIMIGAPDMALPRMNNMSFWIMPFAFALLLGTLFIEGGGPAGGWTMYPPLVLQTGKAFPFLIFAVHFLGISSIMGAINIIATVFNMRAPGMTLMRLPLFVWTWVITAFLLIASMPVLAGAVTMLLTDKYFGTSFFNAAGGGDPVLFQHIFWFFGHPEVYILALPAFGIVSQIIPTFARKPLFGYASMVYATASIAILSFFVWAHHMFTVGLPINGELFFMYATMLIAVPTGVKVFNWVATMWKGAMTFEAPMLFALAFVILFTIGGFSGLMLGITPVDFQYHDTYFVVAHFHYVLLTGAVFALMASVYYWLPKWTGNMYDEKLAKIHFWLSTIFANVLFFPQHFLGLAGMPRRIPDYSVQFADFNMVSSLGGFAYGISQLLFIYIVIKCVLGGKKATGQVWEGARGLEWTLSSPPPYHSFTKPPKVTKALMDY; encoded by the coding sequence ATGAGCACAATAGCACACGCCAGTCACGATCATCACGATCATAAGCCCACAGGTATTAAACGTTGGTTGTTTTCAACGAACCATAAAGATATAGGTACGATGTACTTAGTATTTTCATTGATCATGTTCTTTATTGGTGGCTCAATGGCGATGATTATTCGTGCAGAGTTATTTCAACCAGGACTTCAGTTTGTAGACCCACAATTTTATAATTCAATGGTGACTGTGCATGCACTAGTAATGATTTTTGGAGCTGTCATGCCGGCTGGTGTTGGACTTGCTAACTGGATGATACCTATTATGATAGGTGCTCCAGACATGGCTCTTCCTCGTATGAATAATATGAGTTTTTGGATTATGCCCTTTGCTTTTGCACTTCTTTTAGGCACTTTGTTTATAGAAGGCGGAGGCCCTGCAGGCGGCTGGACCATGTACCCACCACTTGTGTTACAAACAGGAAAAGCATTCCCATTTTTAATATTTGCGGTTCATTTCCTCGGTATCTCATCTATTATGGGAGCAATTAATATCATTGCAACAGTCTTTAATATGAGAGCTCCAGGCATGACATTAATGAGATTACCTTTGTTTGTCTGGACTTGGGTGATTACAGCGTTTTTACTTATTGCCTCTATGCCAGTTTTAGCTGGTGCCGTGACAATGCTCTTAACAGATAAATATTTTGGTACAAGCTTTTTTAATGCTGCCGGCGGCGGTGACCCGGTATTATTCCAGCATATTTTCTGGTTCTTCGGTCATCCAGAAGTGTATATTTTAGCTCTTCCAGCTTTCGGAATCGTATCTCAAATTATTCCGACTTTTGCTCGTAAGCCACTTTTTGGCTATGCATCCATGGTTTACGCAACAGCCTCAATTGCAATTCTTTCTTTCTTTGTTTGGGCTCATCACATGTTTACAGTTGGCCTTCCTATTAATGGCGAATTATTTTTCATGTATGCAACGATGTTAATTGCGGTTCCGACAGGAGTTAAAGTATTTAATTGGGTAGCCACAATGTGGAAAGGCGCTATGACCTTTGAGGCCCCGATGCTATTTGCATTGGCATTTGTAATTTTATTTACAATCGGGGGGTTCTCTGGCCTTATGTTAGGTATCACGCCAGTTGACTTTCAATACCATGACACTTACTTTGTTGTGGCTCACTTCCATTACGTCTTATTAACTGGCGCAGTTTTTGCTCTTATGGCCTCAGTGTATTACTGGCTTCCTAAATGGACTGGTAATATGTATGACGAAAAATTAGCTAAGATACATTTCTGGCTTTCGACTATTTTTGCAAATGTGCTTTTCTTTCCGCAACATTTTTTAGGTTTAGCCGGTATGCCAAGAAGAATTCCAGATTACAGTGTTCAATTTGCAGATTTTAATATGGTTTCGAGTCTTGGTGGTTTTGCATACGGCATTTCTCAATTGTTATTCATTTATATAGTTATCAAATGTGTCTTAGGTGGCAAAAAAGCTACAGGTCAAGTTTGGGAAGGCGCTCGTGGTTTGGAGTGGACATTAAGTTCACCTCCCCCATACCATTCATTTACTAAGCCACCAAAAGTTACAAAAGCTCTAATGGACTATTGA
- a CDS encoding cytochrome c oxidase assembly protein, producing the protein MIKISGIKRTTVYLTLLTVLMFGFGYALVPLYDVFCEVTGLNGKTGRIYNAEASKLVVDTERFVTIHFDSNINGNLAWKLKADQKFLKVNPGKFYEVTYTVENMINEEIVGQAIPSVTPQIASLYLKKSECFCFRSQVLKPGEKKNLTVRFEVDKDIPKNVESLTLSYTFFRALKEDKKVS; encoded by the coding sequence ATGATTAAAATAAGCGGCATTAAGCGAACAACTGTTTATTTAACGCTGCTCACAGTGCTAATGTTTGGTTTTGGATATGCACTAGTGCCGCTGTATGATGTTTTCTGTGAAGTCACAGGATTAAATGGAAAGACTGGTCGTATTTACAATGCAGAAGCTTCAAAATTAGTTGTAGACACTGAGCGATTTGTTACTATTCACTTTGATTCAAACATAAATGGTAATTTAGCTTGGAAATTAAAAGCTGATCAAAAGTTTTTAAAGGTTAATCCAGGTAAATTTTATGAAGTAACTTATACAGTTGAAAATATGATTAATGAGGAGATTGTTGGGCAGGCAATACCAAGTGTTACTCCGCAAATCGCATCACTTTATTTAAAAAAGTCTGAATGCTTTTGTTTTAGGAGCCAAGTATTAAAGCCTGGTGAGAAAAAAAATCTTACGGTGCGTTTTGAAGTTGATAAAGATATTCCAAAAAACGTAGAATCTCTCACACTTTCATACACATTCTTTAGAGCTTTAAAAGAAGATAAAAAAGTAAGTTAA
- a CDS encoding peroxiredoxin family protein, with product MAKKSLWLLLVLLTLLVLFFLSLATNKKVPEIAVTSITGEAIKLYQNKNNFTIINFWATDCPGCIKEMPGLTDIYNQFKGQGLQIIAVSMSYDPPNQVLNFTQKNKIPFPVVLDVDGQIARSFEDIRLTPTSILIDKNGKIIDKVIGELDFNKLNVLLKKHLNS from the coding sequence ATGGCAAAAAAATCTCTCTGGCTATTACTAGTTTTATTAACTCTTCTAGTTTTATTTTTTTTGTCATTGGCCACAAATAAAAAAGTTCCTGAAATTGCGGTTACTTCAATTACTGGTGAAGCAATAAAGCTTTATCAGAATAAAAACAATTTCACAATCATCAATTTTTGGGCAACTGACTGTCCAGGCTGCATCAAAGAAATGCCAGGTCTTACTGATATATATAATCAATTCAAGGGGCAAGGCTTACAAATTATTGCTGTATCTATGAGTTATGACCCGCCCAATCAGGTCTTAAATTTTACTCAAAAGAATAAAATACCTTTTCCTGTTGTATTGGATGTTGATGGTCAAATTGCACGATCATTTGAGGACATTCGCCTTACTCCGACTTCAATACTTATTGATAAAAATGGAAAAATCATTGATAAAGTTATTGGGGAGCTAGATTTTAATAAATTGAATGTTCTTTTGAAAAAGCATCTAAATTCCTAA
- a CDS encoding twin transmembrane helix small protein — MSGELLFKILVIAILLFILLSLSGGLFFLIKDKKKNSNRMVTSLSFRVGLSLLLFFLLFYGFYSGLIRPHSL; from the coding sequence ATGAGTGGTGAATTATTATTTAAGATTCTTGTAATTGCAATTCTGTTATTTATACTTCTATCTCTTTCGGGCGGGCTTTTCTTTCTAATCAAAGATAAAAAAAAGAATTCAAACAGAATGGTTACATCACTTTCTTTTAGAGTTGGTCTTTCTCTTCTTTTGTTCTTCTTGCTTTTTTATGGATTTTATTCTGGTCTGATTCGCCCTCATAGTTTGTGA
- a CDS encoding proline--tRNA ligase codes for MLASKFYISTLKEAPSEAELISHKLMIRAGFIKRLGSGLYSWMPLGLKVLRKIEAIVRNEMNQAGAVELLMPAIQPAELWEETGRWALFGPQMLKIKDRHDRNFCFGPTHEEVITDIARKEINSYKQLPINFYQIQMKFRDEIRPRFGVMRAREFLMKDAYSFHASRASLQETYEKMYQAYTNIFNKIGLQFRAVKADTGAIGGDGSHEFHVLADSGEDAIAYSSVSDYAANIELAEAILQDDKRLDPKELMVKFDTPKQTTCEDVANLIGARIQKTVKTIALINQTNEANEFFLVLLRGDHELNEVKLSKLQGFENFRFATDEEVKEHLKCPPGFIGPVGVKSSIKILADKPVSILSDFICGANEPKLHLKGVNFVRDLPEPILFADLRKVVEGDMSPDKQGILQICRGIEVGHIFQLGNKYSKAMKAEYLDENGQSQILEMGCYGIGVSRIVAAAIEQSHDDKGIIFPINIAPFEVAIAPIGYDKSAEVKAAAHKIYDALKAMGVDVLLDDRGERPGIMFAEMELIGIPYRIVIGDRNLKEGKVEFQGRLDQESKLIDENQIATEIKSLLFS; via the coding sequence ATGCTCGCATCAAAATTTTACATCTCAACCTTGAAGGAGGCGCCTTCAGAAGCAGAGCTTATTAGTCATAAGCTTATGATTCGCGCAGGCTTTATTAAGCGCCTAGGTTCAGGCCTTTATTCTTGGATGCCGCTTGGCTTAAAAGTTTTAAGAAAAATTGAAGCGATTGTGAGAAATGAAATGAATCAAGCTGGCGCGGTAGAGTTATTAATGCCAGCTATACAACCAGCTGAGCTATGGGAAGAGACCGGTCGATGGGCTCTCTTCGGACCACAGATGTTAAAGATCAAAGATCGCCATGATCGAAATTTCTGTTTTGGTCCGACGCACGAAGAAGTCATCACGGATATTGCAAGGAAAGAAATTAATAGTTACAAGCAGTTACCCATTAACTTTTATCAGATACAGATGAAATTTAGGGATGAGATTAGACCTCGTTTTGGTGTGATGCGTGCTCGCGAGTTCTTAATGAAGGATGCTTATTCTTTCCATGCATCAAGAGCTTCATTACAAGAAACATATGAAAAAATGTATCAGGCCTATACCAATATTTTTAATAAGATAGGTCTTCAGTTTAGGGCAGTGAAAGCAGATACCGGGGCTATCGGAGGGGATGGGTCGCATGAGTTTCATGTTTTAGCTGATTCTGGCGAGGATGCGATTGCATATAGCTCAGTGTCTGACTACGCTGCTAATATTGAATTAGCAGAAGCGATTCTTCAGGATGACAAAAGACTAGATCCAAAAGAGCTGATGGTTAAATTTGACACACCAAAACAGACGACTTGTGAAGATGTGGCTAATTTGATTGGCGCCCGCATTCAAAAGACAGTTAAAACTATAGCCCTTATCAATCAAACCAATGAAGCAAATGAATTTTTCTTAGTCCTTCTTCGAGGGGACCATGAGCTTAACGAAGTGAAATTATCCAAGTTACAAGGCTTTGAGAATTTCCGTTTTGCAACGGACGAAGAAGTAAAAGAGCATCTAAAATGCCCCCCAGGATTTATTGGGCCCGTCGGAGTTAAATCTTCCATAAAAATTCTTGCAGATAAGCCCGTCAGCATTCTGTCTGATTTTATTTGTGGTGCAAATGAACCCAAACTTCACTTAAAAGGTGTGAATTTTGTGCGTGACCTCCCAGAACCGATACTTTTTGCAGATTTAAGAAAAGTGGTCGAGGGTGACATGAGTCCAGACAAGCAAGGCATTCTTCAGATATGTAGGGGCATTGAAGTGGGTCATATTTTCCAATTGGGCAATAAGTACTCTAAGGCAATGAAAGCAGAATACTTAGATGAAAATGGTCAGAGTCAAATTCTAGAAATGGGATGTTATGGCATCGGTGTGTCGCGCATTGTAGCAGCCGCTATTGAGCAGTCGCACGATGATAAAGGTATTATTTTTCCGATTAACATTGCGCCTTTTGAAGTGGCGATTGCACCCATAGGTTATGACAAAAGTGCTGAGGTTAAAGCTGCGGCACATAAAATTTATGATGCGCTTAAAGCAATGGGTGTCGATGTCTTGCTTGATGATCGGGGTGAGCGTCCAGGTATTATGTTTGCTGAGATGGAGTTAATAGGTATTCCTTATAGAATCGTCATTGGAGATCGCAATTTAAAAGAGGGTAAAGTTGAGTTCCAAGGTCGATTGGATCAAGAATCTAAGTTAATTGATGAAAATCAAATAGCTACAGAAATTAAATCTTTATTATTTTCCTGA
- the coxB gene encoding cytochrome c oxidase subunit II yields the protein MARFLSNFSVIFSVLFLLSPNLLHAAWGLNMTQGVTPISQDVYNMHMTSLYVVTIIGILVFSVMFWSIFHHRKSKGVKPAKFSHSTTVEIIWTLIPFAIIVALAIPATKLLARMDDTSKSEITVKATGYQWKWKYDYIDEDITIYSNLASDSVDASQRNSGIDPKTADNYLRNTDTALVLPVGKKIRIMTTASDVIHAWWVPDLGWKRDAIPGFINDNWTVINKEGIYRGQCAEICGKGHGYMPIVVKAVPEKEYLAWVQETKLALKSKKDSGDKELSMDELKSKGEAVYKANCLACHQANGQGIKGVFPALDGSPIATVKTRITEHIRQVIYGKNNMPAFGEQLSDTDIAAVVTYERNVWGNKTGDIIQPKDVAASRKK from the coding sequence ATGGCTAGATTTTTATCTAACTTCTCAGTTATCTTCTCGGTACTATTTTTATTAAGCCCCAATTTATTGCATGCTGCATGGGGTTTAAATATGACTCAAGGAGTTACCCCCATAAGTCAGGATGTTTATAACATGCATATGACTTCTTTGTATGTAGTTACTATCATTGGTATTTTAGTTTTTAGTGTGATGTTTTGGTCTATATTTCATCATCGAAAGTCAAAAGGCGTCAAACCCGCAAAATTTTCGCACAGTACAACCGTTGAGATAATTTGGACTCTCATACCTTTTGCAATTATTGTTGCATTGGCAATACCAGCAACTAAACTTCTTGCAAGGATGGATGACACTTCAAAATCTGAAATCACTGTCAAAGCAACAGGTTATCAGTGGAAATGGAAATACGACTATATAGATGAGGACATAACTATATACAGCAACTTGGCCTCTGATAGTGTTGATGCTAGCCAGAGGAATTCAGGTATTGATCCAAAGACTGCTGATAATTATTTACGAAATACTGATACAGCGCTTGTCCTTCCTGTTGGTAAAAAAATTAGAATTATGACAACGGCGAGCGATGTGATTCATGCATGGTGGGTTCCAGATTTAGGTTGGAAAAGAGATGCTATTCCAGGATTTATTAATGATAACTGGACAGTAATTAATAAAGAAGGTATTTATCGCGGGCAATGCGCTGAAATTTGCGGTAAGGGACATGGATATATGCCGATTGTAGTGAAAGCCGTTCCTGAAAAAGAATACTTAGCTTGGGTTCAAGAAACAAAACTTGCATTAAAATCTAAAAAAGATAGTGGTGACAAAGAACTTTCGATGGATGAGTTAAAGTCTAAAGGCGAGGCAGTTTATAAGGCCAATTGCTTGGCATGTCATCAAGCAAATGGTCAAGGTATTAAAGGGGTGTTCCCGGCGCTCGATGGAAGTCCAATTGCAACAGTTAAAACTCGCATTACTGAGCATATTCGTCAGGTTATTTATGGTAAAAATAATATGCCTGCTTTTGGAGAGCAATTGTCGGATACAGATATTGCTGCAGTCGTAACTTATGAAAGAAATGTTTGGGGTAATAAAACAGGCGATATTATTCAGCCTAAAGATGTTGCAGCTAGTAGAAAGAAATAA
- a CDS encoding DUF1097 family protein — translation MSKSLAVAISVGILAAVWNALSGDYLGSIVATSIPVGFIAWACSGLAGKSDAMQKTVIGMTFGAIIASVAVVIGGFDLPVIGASDEVGVGLAAAILVLVSGRASQVSNVGINVLGFASAFTLSPNAASIAAMDLSNPVAIVLVSSILGVVAGNLAGRLAAAIK, via the coding sequence ATGTCGAAATCATTAGCAGTAGCAATTAGTGTTGGTATTTTAGCAGCCGTATGGAATGCTCTCAGTGGCGACTATCTTGGTAGTATTGTTGCAACTAGCATTCCAGTGGGATTTATAGCATGGGCTTGTTCAGGCCTTGCTGGTAAGTCAGATGCAATGCAAAAAACAGTTATCGGTATGACTTTTGGTGCAATCATTGCTTCCGTAGCAGTAGTTATTGGAGGATTTGATTTGCCAGTGATTGGTGCAAGTGATGAAGTAGGTGTTGGTTTAGCTGCTGCTATTCTTGTATTAGTCTCAGGAAGAGCAAGTCAAGTCTCAAATGTCGGAATAAATGTTTTAGGTTTTGCGTCAGCTTTTACGCTATCACCAAATGCAGCTAGCATCGCTGCAATGGATTTATCTAATCCAGTAGCTATTGTTTTAGTTTCAAGTATCTTGGGCGTAGTTGCAGGTAATTTAGCAGGAAGACTTGCAGCTGCAATTAAATAA
- a CDS encoding SCO family protein, translated as MMISNILKSRLKLISIILLFFMPVIYAWYLVFFTDFKIDSKGVEHGLLIRPIIQIGNSELFEPISREIYQLTGKWTLVSFVENKCDKACEFQLYELRQIWLALGKDANKIQRLAIAKGNDLISSEQIKLSQGQLLLKNGSDLNRLHNLFKSYPDFNNESIYLIDPYGNLMMQYKKGTNPSGIIKDLERLIRISK; from the coding sequence ATGATGATAAGTAATATTCTTAAATCACGGTTAAAACTAATCAGTATTATCTTGTTGTTTTTTATGCCTGTAATTTATGCATGGTACTTAGTTTTTTTTACAGACTTTAAAATAGATTCAAAGGGAGTGGAGCATGGGCTTTTAATTCGCCCAATTATTCAGATTGGTAATTCTGAATTATTTGAGCCAATAAGTAGGGAAATTTATCAATTGACTGGAAAATGGACATTAGTTTCTTTTGTCGAAAATAAATGTGATAAGGCATGTGAATTCCAATTATATGAATTAAGACAAATCTGGCTTGCATTAGGTAAAGATGCTAACAAAATTCAAAGGCTGGCTATAGCCAAAGGTAATGACTTAATTTCATCTGAACAAATTAAATTGAGCCAAGGTCAGCTTTTATTAAAAAATGGTAGCGATTTGAACAGACTACATAACCTATTTAAATCCTACCCAGACTTTAATAATGAGTCTATCTATTTGATAGATCCTTATGGTAATTTGATGATGCAATATAAAAAAGGAACAAATCCATCTGGAATAATTAAAGATTTAGAGCGCTTAATAAGAATTTCGAAGTAA
- a CDS encoding DUF2970 domain-containing protein: MFNIIKSIISAFFGIQNNRKFSQDDAFVEKHGIKYFLIIGFVVAILLLLTLAILVNVILNHIK, encoded by the coding sequence ATGTTTAATATCATTAAAAGTATCATATCTGCTTTTTTCGGCATACAAAATAATAGAAAATTTTCTCAAGATGATGCTTTTGTTGAAAAACATGGAATAAAATATTTTCTAATTATTGGTTTTGTAGTGGCTATTCTTTTGCTGTTAACGCTTGCAATTTTAGTTAATGTTATTTTAAATCATATTAAATAA
- the rimI gene encoding ribosomal protein S18-alanine N-acetyltransferase, with the protein MQFIEFKENDLSAIGLIENEVHAYPWTQGNFLDSIKSNHTCLMMKLNEEIIGYTVMMFVLDECHLLNISIKKSMQKKGYGSHLLKEVIHQANLAHAKTIYLEVRASNQTAIHLYDKHGFNEMSIRKDYYRAKEGREDALLMGLVI; encoded by the coding sequence ATGCAATTTATTGAATTTAAAGAGAATGATTTAAGCGCGATCGGATTGATTGAAAATGAAGTTCACGCTTATCCTTGGACACAAGGTAACTTTTTAGATTCGATAAAATCAAATCACACATGTTTAATGATGAAGCTTAATGAAGAAATTATCGGTTACACCGTCATGATGTTTGTGTTAGATGAATGCCATCTTCTTAATATAAGTATAAAAAAAAGTATGCAAAAAAAAGGCTATGGATCCCATTTGCTTAAGGAAGTCATACATCAGGCAAATTTAGCTCACGCAAAAACAATTTATCTTGAAGTTAGAGCCTCTAATCAAACCGCTATTCATTTGTATGACAAACATGGATTTAATGAAATGAGTATTAGAAAAGATTATTATCGTGCTAAAGAGGGGCGGGAAGACGCTCTATTAATGGGGCTTGTGATTTGA
- a CDS encoding SURF1 family protein produces the protein MDRADQKKIINMAFVERQHQPPIELNKETIQMPIKDIIWHHVTLSGEFLNEKNIILDNQIREEKAGFLIYTPFKILDSNGVILINRGWYPLTNSRKDIPDIPPIKEMQTIEGEVSQMPSSGISLGKVLTEKLNESSFRIQKMDYDILKSLISKDLMSYEVKLKKPIFDKTYILDSGIPVPDSDKNYGYAFQWFAMAFTLFIIFIRLGAQKNDDK, from the coding sequence ATGGATCGTGCCGATCAAAAAAAGATAATTAATATGGCATTTGTCGAAAGACAACATCAGCCACCAATAGAGTTAAATAAAGAAACTATCCAAATGCCAATAAAGGACATTATTTGGCATCATGTTACTTTGAGTGGAGAGTTTTTAAATGAAAAGAATATTATCCTAGATAATCAAATTCGTGAAGAAAAAGCAGGTTTTCTCATTTATACCCCTTTTAAAATTTTAGATTCTAATGGAGTTATCTTAATTAACAGAGGCTGGTATCCTCTAACTAATTCAAGGAAAGATATTCCTGATATACCTCCTATTAAAGAGATGCAAACAATTGAAGGTGAAGTGAGTCAAATGCCGTCTTCTGGTATTTCACTAGGAAAAGTTTTAACTGAAAAATTAAATGAGTCATCTTTTAGGATTCAGAAGATGGATTATGATATTTTAAAATCCTTAATAAGCAAAGATTTAATGAGTTATGAAGTTAAACTCAAAAAACCAATTTTTGATAAGACTTATATTTTAGATTCCGGTATTCCAGTTCCTGATAGCGATAAAAACTATGGCTATGCATTTCAGTGGTTTGCGATGGCATTTACTCTTTTCATTATTTTTATAAGATTAGGCGCACAAAAAAATGATGATAAGTAA
- a CDS encoding DUF2244 domain-containing protein: MIQIKKSDKGTSSEFILRPNPSMPWRLIKKIYFFFFIFILIISLILCYLGLYLAIPFYGIEVLLLGYALYFTCLKSTFYQIIRISSRLIEIKTVQGKKIIKEEFNRDWSKFRLVSTYFNRPSYIVISSQGKNTRVGDFLCESERLELFKKLS; encoded by the coding sequence ATGATTCAAATCAAAAAGTCTGATAAAGGCACTTCAAGCGAGTTTATTCTTCGCCCAAATCCCTCCATGCCATGGAGACTTATTAAAAAAATATACTTTTTTTTCTTTATTTTTATCCTCATAATTTCCTTAATACTTTGTTATCTTGGATTGTATCTAGCGATTCCTTTTTATGGCATTGAGGTTCTTTTGCTCGGATATGCTTTGTATTTCACTTGCCTCAAAAGTACTTTTTATCAAATTATAAGAATAAGTTCCCGCTTAATTGAAATTAAAACTGTTCAAGGAAAAAAAATTATCAAGGAAGAGTTTAATCGAGACTGGAGTAAATTTAGACTTGTTTCAACATATTTTAATCGGCCTAGTTATATTGTAATAAGTTCTCAGGGGAAAAATACTCGTGTTGGAGATTTTTTATGCGAAAGTGAACGTTTAGAATTATTTAAAAAACTTTCATAA